One segment of Brienomyrus brachyistius isolate T26 unplaced genomic scaffold, BBRACH_0.4 scaffold50, whole genome shotgun sequence DNA contains the following:
- the pmela gene encoding premelanosome protein a isoform X3, translating into MRTFLAAVALACILSSAAAKTKSSFTRYRSWNSRMYPVWKNGDSRYKDCWKGGEVTFDTKNDSPTISGGKVTFNIDIRFPQNQTVQPDGQVVWAQNCTINGTRYHQGQPVYPERNTTGNWSGVFPDGTPFTKVSEKRPRYVFVWKTWGRYWQVADGPSSFLMIGTDNIAQGSYNMEVVIYHCRGKDKFIPLGYSITRFSITDQIPFTVSLAQVNDLNQADQSFIQNRAIAFTVNLHDPSQYLKDSDVTFTWNFGDSSGTLISRELSVTHTYISSGFFQPQVVLQASIPNAGCSTPGDAPTPANPTAALVTSQPSAPLAEQTTTGDSTEPSTVPVIIASTADLTVNPPDLTQQADDIGLAVDVTEPVPLDDITLGASAQPAEVEASEGVAALPESAAVDPSLPAADDVTNLAAADINADAIPAAEDAQTASPAPAVEGATQAGAIDTIAIDDAASAAPVVGNLAVTVTPDEPANTAAPVAGDGITVNAEDAALEILQADGAEPAIPSASVPAVAAAASVTASTVSETSRLELEAAAEATAAAEVANGVEAAVETGTAVAPVPVVVAKRQAPEMPTDNSCVTYRYGSFAVNLDIIQGIESVEIVQVANVVTLSAIEQNAVDLTVTCQGSLPNEVCTVVSDADCITPMQTECSTVAPSPECQLILRQFFNDSGVFCINVSMTNDVSLAVTSTRVSVTVDPSPSSAGTLAMVLGVMILAFAVGAVAITYRRFKEYHPLREDTVESSGRISVPMLLWNLLSRQTSGESRPLLQGGVV; encoded by the exons ATGAGGACCTTTCTTGCCGCTGTCGCACTTGCTTGCATCTTGTCATCAGCTGCAGCAA AAACTAAATCCAGTTTTACACGATATCGATCCTGGAATTCACGGATGTACCCAGTGTGGAAAAACGGGGACTCTCGCTACAAAGACTGCTGGAAAG gtggaGAGGTGACGTTTGATACCAAGAATGACTCACCCACCATATCTGGTGGCAAGGTCACCTTCAACATTGACATACGTTTCCCACAGAACCAGACCGTGCAGCCTGACGGACAGGTTGTGTGGGCTCAGAACTGTACGATTAATG GGACACGATACCATCAGGGACAGCCCGTGTACCCAGAGCGAAACACCACTGGGAACTGGAGTGGAGTCTTTCCCGACGGCACTCCCTTTACAAAGGTTTCAGAGAAGAGACCCCGCTATGTGTTTGTCTGGAAAACCTGGG GGCGTTACTGGCAAGTGGCCGATGGTCCCTCCTCCTTCTTGATGATCGGCACAGACAACATCGCCCAGGGGTCGTACAACATGGAGGTTGTCATCTATCACTGCCGTGGCAAGGACAAATTCATTCCCCTGGGCTACAGCATCACACGGTTTTCCATCACAG ATCAAATCCCCTTCACGGTATCACTTGCACAAGTGAATGATTTGAATCAGGCAGATCAGAGCTTCATTCAGAACCGTGCCATCGCCTTCACGGTGAACCTGCATGACCCCAGCCAGTACCTAAAGGACTCCGACGTCACCTTCACCTGGAACTTCGGGGACAGCAGTGGCACGTTGATCTCCAGGGAACTCAgtgtcactcacacatacatctCCAGTGGCTTCTTCCAGCCTCAGGTGGTCCTACAGGCATCCATTCCCAATGCTGGTTGCTCCACCCCAGGTGATGCCCCTACCCCTGCTAACCCCACTGCTGCCCTGGTCACCTCTCAGCCCTCTGCACCTCTAGCAGAGCAAACCACCACTG GAGACTCCACCGAACCATCCACAGTTCCAGTTATTATAGCTTCCACAGCTGACCTGACAGTGAATCCTCCTGACCTCACACAGCAGGCTGATGACATTGGCCTAGCTGTGGATGTCACTGAGCCTGTCCCTCTTGATGACATCACCCTGGGTGCATCTGCGCAGCCCGCCGAAGTAGAAGCGAGTGAGGGCGTGGCTGCCTTGCCCGAATCAGCAGCTGTAGACCCTTCTCTTCCAGCTGCTGATGATGTCACCAATCTAGCTGCCGCGGACATCAACGCTGATGCTATTCCAGCTGCTGAGGATGCCCAGACTGCATCTCCTGCTCCAGCTGTTGAAGGTGCAACCCAGGCTGGTGCGATTGACACAATTGCCATTGACgacgcagcctctgcagccccGGTTGTTGGAAATTTGGCCGTCACCGTCACCCCAGACGAGCCAGCTAACACTGCCGCCCCTGTGGCCGGAGATGGCATTACAGTCAATGCTGAAGATGCTGCTTTGGAGATCCTCCAGGCAGACGGTGCAGAGCCTGCCATTCCTTCTGCCTCAGTTCCAGCTGTGGCGGCGGCGGCCTCTGTCACTGCCTCAACAGTGTCTGAGACATCGAGGTTAGAACTCGAGGCAGCAG CagaagcaacagcagcagctgaAGTGGCCAATGGGGTGGAGGCAGCAGTAGAGACAGGCACTGCAGTGGCTCCAGTGCCAGTGGTGGTGGCCAAAAGGCAGGCCCCAGAAATGCCTACTGATAACAGCTGTGTCACTTACCGCTACGGCTCCTTCGCTGTCAACCTAGATATTATTC AGGGGATCGAAAGCGTGGAGATTGTGCAGGTGGCCAACGTCGTGACATTGAGCGCGATTGAGCAGAATGCTGTGGATCTTACTGTGACCTGCCAAGGGAG CCTGCCGAACGAGGTTTGCACCGTGGTGTCGGATGCAGACTGCATCACGCCAATGCAGACGGAATGCAGCACGGTGGCTCCCTCCCCAGAGTGCCAGCTAATTTTACGTCAGTTCTTCAATGATTCCGGCGTTTTCTGCATTAACGTGTCCATGACCAACGACGTCAGCCTGGCCGTTACCAGCACCAGAGTCAGCGTAACTGTAG ACCCCAGCCCCTCCTCTGCTGGCACATTGGCCATGGTCCTGGGGGTCATGATCTTGGCTTTCGCGGTTGGTGCGGTAGCAATCACATACAG GCGCTTCAAGGAATACCACCCACTCAGGGAAGATACGGTGGAAAGTTCTGGAAGAATCTCGGTGCCAATGCTCCTGTGGAACCTGCTGAGCCGACAGACATCCGGGGAAAGTCGGCCTCTTCTTCAGGGAGGGGTGGTGTGA
- the pmela gene encoding premelanosome protein a isoform X2, with protein sequence MRTFLAAVALACILSSAAAKTKSSFTRYRSWNSRMYPVWKNGDSRYKDCWKGGEVTFDTKNDSPTISGGKVTFNIDIRFPQNQTVQPDGQVVWAQNCTINGTRYHQGQPVYPERNTTGNWSGVFPDGTPFTKVSEKRPRYVFVWKTWGRYWQVADGPSSFLMIGTDNIAQGSYNMEVVIYHCRGKDKFIPLGYSITRFSITDQIPFTVSLAQVNDLNQADQSFIQNRAIAFTVNLHDPSQYLKDSDVTFTWNFGDSSGTLISRELSVTHTYISSGFFQPQVVLQASIPNAGCSTPGDAPTPANPTAALVTSQPSAPLAEQTTTEGDSTEPSTVPVIIASTADLTVNPPDLTQQADDIGLAVDVTEPVPLDDITLGASAQPAEVEASEGVAALPESAAVDPSLPAADDVTNLAAADINADAIPAAEDAQTASPAPAVEGATQAGAIDTIAIDDAASAAPVVGNLAVTVTPDEPANTAAPVAGDGITVNAEDAALEILQADGAEPAIPSASVPAVAAAASVTASTVSETSRLELEAAEATAAAEVANGVEAAVETGTAVAPVPVVVAKRQAPEMPTDNSCVTYRYGSFAVNLDIIQGIESVEIVQVANVVTLSAIEQNAVDLTVTCQGSLPNEVCTVVSDADCITPMQTECSTVAPSPECQLILRQFFNDSGVFCINVSMTNDVSLAVTSTRVSVTVDPSPSSAGTLAMVLGVMILAFAVGAVAITYRRFKEYHPLREDTVESSGRISVPMLLWNLLSRQTSGESRPLLQGGVV encoded by the exons ATGAGGACCTTTCTTGCCGCTGTCGCACTTGCTTGCATCTTGTCATCAGCTGCAGCAA AAACTAAATCCAGTTTTACACGATATCGATCCTGGAATTCACGGATGTACCCAGTGTGGAAAAACGGGGACTCTCGCTACAAAGACTGCTGGAAAG gtggaGAGGTGACGTTTGATACCAAGAATGACTCACCCACCATATCTGGTGGCAAGGTCACCTTCAACATTGACATACGTTTCCCACAGAACCAGACCGTGCAGCCTGACGGACAGGTTGTGTGGGCTCAGAACTGTACGATTAATG GGACACGATACCATCAGGGACAGCCCGTGTACCCAGAGCGAAACACCACTGGGAACTGGAGTGGAGTCTTTCCCGACGGCACTCCCTTTACAAAGGTTTCAGAGAAGAGACCCCGCTATGTGTTTGTCTGGAAAACCTGGG GGCGTTACTGGCAAGTGGCCGATGGTCCCTCCTCCTTCTTGATGATCGGCACAGACAACATCGCCCAGGGGTCGTACAACATGGAGGTTGTCATCTATCACTGCCGTGGCAAGGACAAATTCATTCCCCTGGGCTACAGCATCACACGGTTTTCCATCACAG ATCAAATCCCCTTCACGGTATCACTTGCACAAGTGAATGATTTGAATCAGGCAGATCAGAGCTTCATTCAGAACCGTGCCATCGCCTTCACGGTGAACCTGCATGACCCCAGCCAGTACCTAAAGGACTCCGACGTCACCTTCACCTGGAACTTCGGGGACAGCAGTGGCACGTTGATCTCCAGGGAACTCAgtgtcactcacacatacatctCCAGTGGCTTCTTCCAGCCTCAGGTGGTCCTACAGGCATCCATTCCCAATGCTGGTTGCTCCACCCCAGGTGATGCCCCTACCCCTGCTAACCCCACTGCTGCCCTGGTCACCTCTCAGCCCTCTGCACCTCTAGCAGAGCAAACCACCACTG AAGGAGACTCCACCGAACCATCCACAGTTCCAGTTATTATAGCTTCCACAGCTGACCTGACAGTGAATCCTCCTGACCTCACACAGCAGGCTGATGACATTGGCCTAGCTGTGGATGTCACTGAGCCTGTCCCTCTTGATGACATCACCCTGGGTGCATCTGCGCAGCCCGCCGAAGTAGAAGCGAGTGAGGGCGTGGCTGCCTTGCCCGAATCAGCAGCTGTAGACCCTTCTCTTCCAGCTGCTGATGATGTCACCAATCTAGCTGCCGCGGACATCAACGCTGATGCTATTCCAGCTGCTGAGGATGCCCAGACTGCATCTCCTGCTCCAGCTGTTGAAGGTGCAACCCAGGCTGGTGCGATTGACACAATTGCCATTGACgacgcagcctctgcagccccGGTTGTTGGAAATTTGGCCGTCACCGTCACCCCAGACGAGCCAGCTAACACTGCCGCCCCTGTGGCCGGAGATGGCATTACAGTCAATGCTGAAGATGCTGCTTTGGAGATCCTCCAGGCAGACGGTGCAGAGCCTGCCATTCCTTCTGCCTCAGTTCCAGCTGTGGCGGCGGCGGCCTCTGTCACTGCCTCAACAGTGTCTGAGACATCGAGGTTAGAACTCGAGGCAGCAG aagcaacagcagcagctgaAGTGGCCAATGGGGTGGAGGCAGCAGTAGAGACAGGCACTGCAGTGGCTCCAGTGCCAGTGGTGGTGGCCAAAAGGCAGGCCCCAGAAATGCCTACTGATAACAGCTGTGTCACTTACCGCTACGGCTCCTTCGCTGTCAACCTAGATATTATTC AGGGGATCGAAAGCGTGGAGATTGTGCAGGTGGCCAACGTCGTGACATTGAGCGCGATTGAGCAGAATGCTGTGGATCTTACTGTGACCTGCCAAGGGAG CCTGCCGAACGAGGTTTGCACCGTGGTGTCGGATGCAGACTGCATCACGCCAATGCAGACGGAATGCAGCACGGTGGCTCCCTCCCCAGAGTGCCAGCTAATTTTACGTCAGTTCTTCAATGATTCCGGCGTTTTCTGCATTAACGTGTCCATGACCAACGACGTCAGCCTGGCCGTTACCAGCACCAGAGTCAGCGTAACTGTAG ACCCCAGCCCCTCCTCTGCTGGCACATTGGCCATGGTCCTGGGGGTCATGATCTTGGCTTTCGCGGTTGGTGCGGTAGCAATCACATACAG GCGCTTCAAGGAATACCACCCACTCAGGGAAGATACGGTGGAAAGTTCTGGAAGAATCTCGGTGCCAATGCTCCTGTGGAACCTGCTGAGCCGACAGACATCCGGGGAAAGTCGGCCTCTTCTTCAGGGAGGGGTGGTGTGA
- the pmela gene encoding premelanosome protein a isoform X1, translating to MRTFLAAVALACILSSAAAKTKSSFTRYRSWNSRMYPVWKNGDSRYKDCWKGGEVTFDTKNDSPTISGGKVTFNIDIRFPQNQTVQPDGQVVWAQNCTINGTRYHQGQPVYPERNTTGNWSGVFPDGTPFTKVSEKRPRYVFVWKTWGRYWQVADGPSSFLMIGTDNIAQGSYNMEVVIYHCRGKDKFIPLGYSITRFSITDQIPFTVSLAQVNDLNQADQSFIQNRAIAFTVNLHDPSQYLKDSDVTFTWNFGDSSGTLISRELSVTHTYISSGFFQPQVVLQASIPNAGCSTPGDAPTPANPTAALVTSQPSAPLAEQTTTEGDSTEPSTVPVIIASTADLTVNPPDLTQQADDIGLAVDVTEPVPLDDITLGASAQPAEVEASEGVAALPESAAVDPSLPAADDVTNLAAADINADAIPAAEDAQTASPAPAVEGATQAGAIDTIAIDDAASAAPVVGNLAVTVTPDEPANTAAPVAGDGITVNAEDAALEILQADGAEPAIPSASVPAVAAAASVTASTVSETSRLELEAAAEATAAAEVANGVEAAVETGTAVAPVPVVVAKRQAPEMPTDNSCVTYRYGSFAVNLDIIQGIESVEIVQVANVVTLSAIEQNAVDLTVTCQGSLPNEVCTVVSDADCITPMQTECSTVAPSPECQLILRQFFNDSGVFCINVSMTNDVSLAVTSTRVSVTVDPSPSSAGTLAMVLGVMILAFAVGAVAITYRRFKEYHPLREDTVESSGRISVPMLLWNLLSRQTSGESRPLLQGGVV from the exons ATGAGGACCTTTCTTGCCGCTGTCGCACTTGCTTGCATCTTGTCATCAGCTGCAGCAA AAACTAAATCCAGTTTTACACGATATCGATCCTGGAATTCACGGATGTACCCAGTGTGGAAAAACGGGGACTCTCGCTACAAAGACTGCTGGAAAG gtggaGAGGTGACGTTTGATACCAAGAATGACTCACCCACCATATCTGGTGGCAAGGTCACCTTCAACATTGACATACGTTTCCCACAGAACCAGACCGTGCAGCCTGACGGACAGGTTGTGTGGGCTCAGAACTGTACGATTAATG GGACACGATACCATCAGGGACAGCCCGTGTACCCAGAGCGAAACACCACTGGGAACTGGAGTGGAGTCTTTCCCGACGGCACTCCCTTTACAAAGGTTTCAGAGAAGAGACCCCGCTATGTGTTTGTCTGGAAAACCTGGG GGCGTTACTGGCAAGTGGCCGATGGTCCCTCCTCCTTCTTGATGATCGGCACAGACAACATCGCCCAGGGGTCGTACAACATGGAGGTTGTCATCTATCACTGCCGTGGCAAGGACAAATTCATTCCCCTGGGCTACAGCATCACACGGTTTTCCATCACAG ATCAAATCCCCTTCACGGTATCACTTGCACAAGTGAATGATTTGAATCAGGCAGATCAGAGCTTCATTCAGAACCGTGCCATCGCCTTCACGGTGAACCTGCATGACCCCAGCCAGTACCTAAAGGACTCCGACGTCACCTTCACCTGGAACTTCGGGGACAGCAGTGGCACGTTGATCTCCAGGGAACTCAgtgtcactcacacatacatctCCAGTGGCTTCTTCCAGCCTCAGGTGGTCCTACAGGCATCCATTCCCAATGCTGGTTGCTCCACCCCAGGTGATGCCCCTACCCCTGCTAACCCCACTGCTGCCCTGGTCACCTCTCAGCCCTCTGCACCTCTAGCAGAGCAAACCACCACTG AAGGAGACTCCACCGAACCATCCACAGTTCCAGTTATTATAGCTTCCACAGCTGACCTGACAGTGAATCCTCCTGACCTCACACAGCAGGCTGATGACATTGGCCTAGCTGTGGATGTCACTGAGCCTGTCCCTCTTGATGACATCACCCTGGGTGCATCTGCGCAGCCCGCCGAAGTAGAAGCGAGTGAGGGCGTGGCTGCCTTGCCCGAATCAGCAGCTGTAGACCCTTCTCTTCCAGCTGCTGATGATGTCACCAATCTAGCTGCCGCGGACATCAACGCTGATGCTATTCCAGCTGCTGAGGATGCCCAGACTGCATCTCCTGCTCCAGCTGTTGAAGGTGCAACCCAGGCTGGTGCGATTGACACAATTGCCATTGACgacgcagcctctgcagccccGGTTGTTGGAAATTTGGCCGTCACCGTCACCCCAGACGAGCCAGCTAACACTGCCGCCCCTGTGGCCGGAGATGGCATTACAGTCAATGCTGAAGATGCTGCTTTGGAGATCCTCCAGGCAGACGGTGCAGAGCCTGCCATTCCTTCTGCCTCAGTTCCAGCTGTGGCGGCGGCGGCCTCTGTCACTGCCTCAACAGTGTCTGAGACATCGAGGTTAGAACTCGAGGCAGCAG CagaagcaacagcagcagctgaAGTGGCCAATGGGGTGGAGGCAGCAGTAGAGACAGGCACTGCAGTGGCTCCAGTGCCAGTGGTGGTGGCCAAAAGGCAGGCCCCAGAAATGCCTACTGATAACAGCTGTGTCACTTACCGCTACGGCTCCTTCGCTGTCAACCTAGATATTATTC AGGGGATCGAAAGCGTGGAGATTGTGCAGGTGGCCAACGTCGTGACATTGAGCGCGATTGAGCAGAATGCTGTGGATCTTACTGTGACCTGCCAAGGGAG CCTGCCGAACGAGGTTTGCACCGTGGTGTCGGATGCAGACTGCATCACGCCAATGCAGACGGAATGCAGCACGGTGGCTCCCTCCCCAGAGTGCCAGCTAATTTTACGTCAGTTCTTCAATGATTCCGGCGTTTTCTGCATTAACGTGTCCATGACCAACGACGTCAGCCTGGCCGTTACCAGCACCAGAGTCAGCGTAACTGTAG ACCCCAGCCCCTCCTCTGCTGGCACATTGGCCATGGTCCTGGGGGTCATGATCTTGGCTTTCGCGGTTGGTGCGGTAGCAATCACATACAG GCGCTTCAAGGAATACCACCCACTCAGGGAAGATACGGTGGAAAGTTCTGGAAGAATCTCGGTGCCAATGCTCCTGTGGAACCTGCTGAGCCGACAGACATCCGGGGAAAGTCGGCCTCTTCTTCAGGGAGGGGTGGTGTGA
- the cdk2 gene encoding cyclin-dependent kinase 2, with translation MESFQKVEKIGEGTYGVVYKAKNKVTGETVALKKIRLDTETEGVPSTAIREISLLKELSHPNIVKLRDVIHTENKLYLVFEFLHQDLKKFMDSTSVTGISLPLVKSYLFQLLQGLAFCHSHRVLHRDLKPQNLLINAQGEIKLADFGLARAFGVPVRTYTHEVVTLWYRAPEILLGCKYYSTAVDIWSLGCIFAEMVTRRALFPGDSEIDQLFRIFRTLGTPDEETWPGVTSMPDYKASFPKWARQELSKVVPPLDEDGRDLLAQMLNYDPSKRISAKNALVHRFFRDVTMPIPHLRL, from the exons ATGGAGTCATTTCAAAAAGTGGAGAAGATCGGTGAGGGTACCTACGGGGTGGTGTACAAAGCGAAGAACAAGGTCACCGGAGAGACCGTCGCTCTCAAGAAAATCCGGCTGGACAC AGAAACGGAAGGAGTTCCCAGTACAGCCATCCGAGAAATCTCCCTCCTGAAGGAGCTCAGCCATCCTAATATTGTCAA GCTCCGGGATGTTATCCACACAGAAAACAAACTTTATCTGGTATTCGAGTTTCTTCATCAAGATCTGAAGAAATTCATGGACTCTACCTCAGTTACTGGCATTTCCCTCCCATTAGTAAAG AGCTACCTCTTCCAGTTGCTGCAGGGACTTGCTTTTTGCCACTCTCATCGTGTGTTGCACCGTGACCTTAAGCCTCAAAATCTCCTAATCAATGCCCAAGGAGAGATAAAGCTTGCTGACTTTGGTCTGGCTAGGGCATTCGGGGTTCCTGTTCGCACCTACACCCATGAG GTGGTGACTTTGTGGTACCGAGCACCAGAGATTCTCCTTGGCTGCAAATACTACTCCACGGCAGTCGATATCTGGAGTCTCGGGTGTATTTTTGCTGAAATG GTCACAAGGAGAGCATTGTTTCCAGGCGATTCAGAGATTGATCAACTCTTTCGGATCTTCCGCACTCTTGGAACCCCTGATGAGGAGACCTGGCCAGGTGTAACATCCATGCCAGATTACAAGGCCTCCTTCCCAAAATGGGCACGACAAGAGCTATCCAAAGTGGTTCCTCCACTCGATGAGGACGGAAGGGATCTGCTGGCG CAAATGCTTAACTATGACCCAAGTAAGAGGATCTCTGCCAAAAATGCCTTAGTCCACCGGTTTTTCCGTGACGTGACCATGCCGATTCCACACCTGCGGCTCTGA
- the pmela gene encoding premelanosome protein a isoform X4, producing MRTFLAAVALACILSSAAAKTKSSFTRYRSWNSRMYPVWKNGDSRYKDCWKGGEVTFDTKNDSPTISGGKVTFNIDIRFPQNQTVQPDGQVVWAQNCTINGTRYHQGQPVYPERNTTGNWSGVFPDGTPFTKVSEKRPRYVFVWKTWGRYWQVADGPSSFLMIGTDNIAQGSYNMEVVIYHCRGKDKFIPLGYSITRFSITDQIPFTVSLAQVNDLNQADQSFIQNRAIAFTVNLHDPSQYLKDSDVTFTWNFGDSSGTLISRELSVTHTYISSGFFQPQVVLQASIPNAGCSTPEGDSTEPSTVPVIIASTADLTVNPPDLTQQADDIGLAVDVTEPVPLDDITLGASAQPAEVEASEGVAALPESAAVDPSLPAADDVTNLAAADINADAIPAAEDAQTASPAPAVEGATQAGAIDTIAIDDAASAAPVVGNLAVTVTPDEPANTAAPVAGDGITVNAEDAALEILQADGAEPAIPSASVPAVAAAASVTASTVSETSRLELEAAAEATAAAEVANGVEAAVETGTAVAPVPVVVAKRQAPEMPTDNSCVTYRYGSFAVNLDIIQGIESVEIVQVANVVTLSAIEQNAVDLTVTCQGSLPNEVCTVVSDADCITPMQTECSTVAPSPECQLILRQFFNDSGVFCINVSMTNDVSLAVTSTRVSVTVDPSPSSAGTLAMVLGVMILAFAVGAVAITYRRFKEYHPLREDTVESSGRISVPMLLWNLLSRQTSGESRPLLQGGVV from the exons ATGAGGACCTTTCTTGCCGCTGTCGCACTTGCTTGCATCTTGTCATCAGCTGCAGCAA AAACTAAATCCAGTTTTACACGATATCGATCCTGGAATTCACGGATGTACCCAGTGTGGAAAAACGGGGACTCTCGCTACAAAGACTGCTGGAAAG gtggaGAGGTGACGTTTGATACCAAGAATGACTCACCCACCATATCTGGTGGCAAGGTCACCTTCAACATTGACATACGTTTCCCACAGAACCAGACCGTGCAGCCTGACGGACAGGTTGTGTGGGCTCAGAACTGTACGATTAATG GGACACGATACCATCAGGGACAGCCCGTGTACCCAGAGCGAAACACCACTGGGAACTGGAGTGGAGTCTTTCCCGACGGCACTCCCTTTACAAAGGTTTCAGAGAAGAGACCCCGCTATGTGTTTGTCTGGAAAACCTGGG GGCGTTACTGGCAAGTGGCCGATGGTCCCTCCTCCTTCTTGATGATCGGCACAGACAACATCGCCCAGGGGTCGTACAACATGGAGGTTGTCATCTATCACTGCCGTGGCAAGGACAAATTCATTCCCCTGGGCTACAGCATCACACGGTTTTCCATCACAG ATCAAATCCCCTTCACGGTATCACTTGCACAAGTGAATGATTTGAATCAGGCAGATCAGAGCTTCATTCAGAACCGTGCCATCGCCTTCACGGTGAACCTGCATGACCCCAGCCAGTACCTAAAGGACTCCGACGTCACCTTCACCTGGAACTTCGGGGACAGCAGTGGCACGTTGATCTCCAGGGAACTCAgtgtcactcacacatacatctCCAGTGGCTTCTTCCAGCCTCAGGTGGTCCTACAGGCATCCATTCCCAATGCTGGTTGCTCCACCCCAG AAGGAGACTCCACCGAACCATCCACAGTTCCAGTTATTATAGCTTCCACAGCTGACCTGACAGTGAATCCTCCTGACCTCACACAGCAGGCTGATGACATTGGCCTAGCTGTGGATGTCACTGAGCCTGTCCCTCTTGATGACATCACCCTGGGTGCATCTGCGCAGCCCGCCGAAGTAGAAGCGAGTGAGGGCGTGGCTGCCTTGCCCGAATCAGCAGCTGTAGACCCTTCTCTTCCAGCTGCTGATGATGTCACCAATCTAGCTGCCGCGGACATCAACGCTGATGCTATTCCAGCTGCTGAGGATGCCCAGACTGCATCTCCTGCTCCAGCTGTTGAAGGTGCAACCCAGGCTGGTGCGATTGACACAATTGCCATTGACgacgcagcctctgcagccccGGTTGTTGGAAATTTGGCCGTCACCGTCACCCCAGACGAGCCAGCTAACACTGCCGCCCCTGTGGCCGGAGATGGCATTACAGTCAATGCTGAAGATGCTGCTTTGGAGATCCTCCAGGCAGACGGTGCAGAGCCTGCCATTCCTTCTGCCTCAGTTCCAGCTGTGGCGGCGGCGGCCTCTGTCACTGCCTCAACAGTGTCTGAGACATCGAGGTTAGAACTCGAGGCAGCAG CagaagcaacagcagcagctgaAGTGGCCAATGGGGTGGAGGCAGCAGTAGAGACAGGCACTGCAGTGGCTCCAGTGCCAGTGGTGGTGGCCAAAAGGCAGGCCCCAGAAATGCCTACTGATAACAGCTGTGTCACTTACCGCTACGGCTCCTTCGCTGTCAACCTAGATATTATTC AGGGGATCGAAAGCGTGGAGATTGTGCAGGTGGCCAACGTCGTGACATTGAGCGCGATTGAGCAGAATGCTGTGGATCTTACTGTGACCTGCCAAGGGAG CCTGCCGAACGAGGTTTGCACCGTGGTGTCGGATGCAGACTGCATCACGCCAATGCAGACGGAATGCAGCACGGTGGCTCCCTCCCCAGAGTGCCAGCTAATTTTACGTCAGTTCTTCAATGATTCCGGCGTTTTCTGCATTAACGTGTCCATGACCAACGACGTCAGCCTGGCCGTTACCAGCACCAGAGTCAGCGTAACTGTAG ACCCCAGCCCCTCCTCTGCTGGCACATTGGCCATGGTCCTGGGGGTCATGATCTTGGCTTTCGCGGTTGGTGCGGTAGCAATCACATACAG GCGCTTCAAGGAATACCACCCACTCAGGGAAGATACGGTGGAAAGTTCTGGAAGAATCTCGGTGCCAATGCTCCTGTGGAACCTGCTGAGCCGACAGACATCCGGGGAAAGTCGGCCTCTTCTTCAGGGAGGGGTGGTGTGA